The Montipora foliosa isolate CH-2021 unplaced genomic scaffold, ASM3666993v2 scaffold_430, whole genome shotgun sequence nucleotide sequence CCAAGGAGGTGTTACAGCAGAACTGTGAAGGTGGCGGTAACCTTAACCCTGTTATGGGTCGCAGATGTGTACCCGTGTAGTTTGTTTTCACGCGCTTTTTCGAGCAGTTTTTTATACCTTGTATTTTACGGATTCAAGTAAACTTCAGGTTTAGACCTTACGGTTTCATTACGGTTTATTCACTTACGGTACTTTCTTACGGCCTTAAGAAACAACAAGGAGCTTGTTCACGTTAAAGAACACAGACTTTTCGttacctcacctcacctcacctcacctcacctcaacTTATCTCACCTTACCTCACCCCGCTTCGCCTCCAAGATTCATTCAGGACATTGGACGATTCATGTATAGTCTTAGAAGTTTTGTTATCGTTTGAATGATGTGCGTAGACGAAATGTGTGAGTTATTAAAACTAAAGATTTAACTCGTATGAAGTTTTACGGCTGTTCAATGTGTTCGTAGAAGAGCATCTTCGATAGTTCTGCGATCATAAGAGCGTTTTGGTTGGAAAGAGAAAACTACTACAATCACGGTAGGGGATGGACGAGGCGATACCCGGATTGTAAGACAGTCAAAGAGGAGTAAAGACTTTTCGCGGTGGGACGTTTTGCACagaagttttcaacttttaagtTTTGGCCTACAGTAGGCTGCattaacaattttcatataaatCGGAGCAAAATAGAACTTTTACCCATTTACAGATGGGACACAACACAAAGTCTCCtcaattaattattattcaaagaTCCTGCATGTCGGTTTGGCAGGAATTGAATCCCCGTTCTTTTTCATAGTAGTCCATTCCCCTCTCTACccccaataatttttttttttatctcggaagaattttacaaataaaaatgtgaaatgaaGCTTGGATGTTTCTTCCCATATTAatggtgcaattttttttcttgcttttcttaCGAGgaagctcaaaccagtttcaattcTTTCAACGAAGTGTACCACTGAGAAGGATTGAATCCAGACAATTGTTTCACAAAGTGGCAATTTTATGGTACCCTATGAAgaatccaataattgcttaCAAAACCATGCAATGCATTCTTTGAACCAGATCCATAGCCATCTTTACTATTGAAATTTGAGAAGGAATGAATCCAGACAATTGTTTCACAAAGCGGCAATTTTATGGCACCATATTAAAGGGgttatgtcacgttattttagggtgctTATGGGAGATGAGTGTGACGTGGAATCCTTTACTGATAATactatcgttacatcacaaacaagatgaattTGAggaaaacgacctttatccaggctaCTTGCCataacttgaaaaaagtcgggCCGATTTTTTTCACGATCACCCAAATGCAATCCTATTCAATCTCGTCCATTTGTGTTCATCGATGCtcctctttccttttgctggaTTTCATTTATGTTGTTcgacagttttaagtggttattgcaatgtttcattctacttttttcGTGtaatgaaattacatcattttgacATAGCCCATTTAAGAAACCCATAATTTCTTTAAATAACATTCACCTTCAAAATTGAAAGTTTTGTTTGGGTCGTTCTGCATCGATTCTAGATAATTTAACTTaacagagagttttatctttgCTTGCTAATCACTCATTttccaacaaaaaaattgtggcCAATGTCTCCCATGACTTTTAGCTCGTGGAGAGCTATCGGGATGGTTGTCGAATCAGGCTGTCAGGCGTAAACAATGGAAAGTTTGTAATCGATTTCTGAATCGTCTCAAGTTTGGCAGGCGCATTCATGCATTCGTTAAATGGTCGTTAAGGCGACAGGCGCATTCATGCATtcgtaaaaacagaaaaatgtaTTACACTGCATTTGTAACCACTCTATAGGCTTGATAATTCGCTGTATCACCTCTCTGACGCAGTATCTTACTTAATCCACGAGCTTACCACAGGATATCTTTGACTGAGATACGGTAGTAGCGTTAAGAGACAAAATGAAAAGTGTTTTAGGTGACTCTTTTGTTCCCGTGGTAACGTATTACGTCTCATTAATGCGTGCATCttgttaaacaattattggtttttcattttgtaccataacattgccattaccGCATAAGTCTTCCGATTGCGTAAACTTCACAGCAAAATACGTGACAAGATTAATTTTCATAGTTAGGTTCATTAAAAATCCATCTGATTATTTTATAAAGTCTGAAACTTAACAACGACGTCCGATTGTGAGTTTGCAAGCATTTGAATGAAAGGATTCGCGATATTGATATTCATTTCGCAAATTCCATCTAGTGGTAAATCCGAAAAAACCTCAAAGATTCAGGTCGCAACAATTCAAGATGAAATAGTTGGGGGAAAAGAAGCTGGACAAAACCTCGAAGCTAACGTACCGCCACTATATGGACAAGTAACAAAAGTGGAAAAAGAATCTCAgtagttttttaatcattgGTACCTTCTCTTTGAACAAAGACACTTGTTAACGAGAAAATCGTGCGTCCCTAATTAGTGTTTTGCAAAGCTGCGGTTTGATGTCTCGGATCACAACAAATTTAATAACTTAAGCCTGCGAAACTCAGATATCAAGATAACCTTGAAGGACCTCATGAAGACAGGCCCCAAAACGTTTTCGTTAGAATTTTTTAACGTCATTTTCCTTGAAATAGACGGCTAAATGAAGGAATGAACTAACGGTCCTTTCTATTATTCCTATTTACATGtcttttgcttcaacaacctGAGTTTCATAAGTTTGTGAACGCGTACAACAGAAACATTCAGGAGATGTTTGTAGACAAGGTTTTGAGTCGGATTACTTTTAAAGATATTGTAACAGTAACAATTGAAACATCCTTTCGCCTAAAACCGGCCTTGACTTTGTCACGCTTCTTCAAACGGAAGCGACCTTCGCAGGTCTGTGTTGATGAATTTCATCGGTAGACTTCTTTAGACAAGAATTTAAAAGTAATCCCTTTTTCGGAACAAACAGACTAAAAATCCAACGCTCGAAACTACGTACCGTCTGGGTCATCAAACGGCGACTTTCTGTTATTTgtcaaataaagttgtttctATTCGCCAGCCGCCTGCACTTTGAAAAGCTCTTTCGTTCAAACGACTGTAGAGCAGAGACTTTGCTTACAAATTGGGTATATTTAGTCTTTTTTTAGAGATTTATTCGATTATTCCAATATAAGGGTCACATTTTCAGAGACACCCTCAGGCTTTGCCTCCTTCGATAGATAtgtatttgtaaacaaaaacaagctgttaatttattgttttaaagaTTCTCTACGTTGCCTGCCTTCTCAGTAACAACTGTGTCGATACTTTGAATAACTCATTGTTACGTCAAAGACACTTACCGTaagaaccattcattttctacaGATGTAAACAGCTCACGCTGTTAACAGTTCAATGTGCTCTTCGAGATCAATTCCTTGTCGTGCGTCAGATCAAAGATCTGGCCTAAGGCGACCCACTGTCATGTACAAGCATATGTCTCTTTGCATAGGTCATTCGTTGTCATGAAACAGGAAGTACTAAGAAAAACGACCCCTATCGCCAGTAATTCCATCAATCGTAACGCCAAGAGAGAAGAAGAAGCGCCTTTGCCACGTGAGCACCATATCTGATTAGAGATACTtcccattctcgttcccagagccctccgtttctGTCGGTCGccgaccacgtgaccaaaagaaacggagggctctggggacgagaatgacaACTTTCGAGGATATAATGGAGTTTCGGTTATTGTACGCAacctcagaaatttgaaaccaTACTGGATAATTACTGAGATTGCGCGTCGTTCAACCAACAGAGTTTTCAAGCAAGTAACACTGGACAATACTCCTTTCGGTGTACGTTCTATCAAACTGGTGTAATTACAAATAATTAATTGAGAAACTAAATTGTGAAAAAGAGcagatacaacgtagatttgatttagtaAAGTACTATATTTcagctggccaaaccagccctCTTCAGCTAGTACTAATTAataattagacccgtagcccgcaagggccacgggtcaattgacccgtggcccttgagggcgaagggtctaattgttttagtatcacccaactagtcggacagaaaaggcaacaataaagttcgcaaatgcaagttgaagaaatatttatttggaaataaaacgaaagaaagcgtgacgcttttcgctactcgaagGACTGTTAGTAATACCtgtagtcctctagtagcgtagccaattaaaatgcaggatttgcattagtccactagttgggtgatactaatgagAGTTAGATAACTCTCCTTGTAGGTAACTCTCATTGTTTGGTTCGGCAGAAACCGGGCTAGTATTTTCAACCCGGGCAAACGGGCTGAAAAATCCGCAAAAAGTCCATGTAATCGAAatgaaatttcagcccgggctgaaaaaggAAAGTGAGCATGCGCGTCGACTGTGTTTTCGAATCTCAGTAATTTTCCCATGCATGCAAATTTTCAGAGTTCGACAcactacatttacagctaaaatacattgcatatacagatacacgactaaatacacaatatttaaggatatactaattaaaaagaaaagccccTGTACAAAATGCTGTCTTGCATTCTCTGGTTTAAAACCAGAAACCTAAGTGATACGGATAAAACCAGGTAGCGGATTTCGCAACTTAGCAGATACGTAACAAAAGAACTAAGGGAATAACTGGTTGTTTttggtttattgagggacagaatgtaatttctgcgaagatcatgcataagaatattttgaatgcgcttattgcatagagatgtagagtttgacttaagtggtaagaggacaggtaatttgcaaatatagaTCTCAGTATTcccttatttacattataccgccgtttctttgacaagaacttacgaaaggccagtttttcgctacgaggataacagcgaaaactACTTTCTTGCGAATTTTCTAGAATAAAAActtcttcaaaaatcaaaagtctacgttaacagcacacaccagggttactccttcgtatctggctagagatctttttctcgctactttttcctccggccgcgctttagccatttgatgagggccagtcacGTGCTTCTCATTTTGCCTCGTTCATGGCCAAAAATAATTCTGCGTAATTTTTGCCATTCCATGCGAAaagctgaaatttgcgttttgttttattttagctCATTCTTGCTTGTAAGCTACAGGTATCGAATAGAGCGGCAAGTTAGAATAAGGTAATTTTCAAGCTTTTATGATAAGGAAAAACTTGCCGTCTACCGATTGACACTTAAATGGAATGCTAAATTTATCCATTGTCGGGGATTGACCTTTGCTTTTGAACGCAAGAAAGCTCTTGAATCAGTTGAAAAACACACGTTTCTTCCGAGGCAACAAGAGTTCAAACGAATGTTACTTTCTAatagttgaaaaataaattgccCGTTAAAAATACCGAAGCAAAGGCTTGTTTTATTAGTTCAAAATTTACTGAGCAAAACAAAATCCccaataaaacaaaacattatTAAATGGCTTAATTTGCCAAACAATAATTGAGAATGGAATTCCGATGCCGGCTACACTGCACATTTCTGTTTCAAGAAATCTAAGAGAAAGTACCGTTTTCTTTGATGTTGATCTGCACCGACGAGACTCTGCTCCGATTGGCTATTGCCATGGTTCAAAGAGGAAAGTCATTTGTCGGAAGCTTCTGATCTCAATGATTGACAGCCGGTCACAAATGAAAGCGGGAACTTGCTCTTTTTATCTCCACAGCAGTGAGTTTTCACTCTCAAAGTACATCGTTGGTTATGGCTTCTTACAGTGAAAACTTGCCAACTGCACTTCCTCCCTCGACGAGTCAACCATCAACTTTGCCACCAGAAACACCAGTTTCCAGCCAGCCTCTGtctttttcaatttctcgtATCCTGGGCTTGGAAGACAGCATCTCCCAACATGAATACTCCACTATTTATGGTATGTCGAACTTtccaatattttaaaaatgtttcaATTCTACCGAATTGTTGGGCCAAACTACGAGATTCTTAATTCAGCTTTCTCAAATTTCAGTGATTGAAAACTACCTTTTTTGTGCGATTTAACAATTGGGAAAAGAGCGTTGCGCGAACTACAGGGCAATAGTAAAGGATTTTTCTAGTTTTCGTCAAAATATCAAGAACACAATGATTGATACTTATTATAGAGTTACTCAGTAATTCCCGAAGTTTTGTGATTATATTATCTTTTACTACTATTTAATTAATGAAGTAATACTTTTTCAACTAAAACAGCTACTTTGTAAACATATTCCTTCTGCTCTCATTCTTCTTTTGGATCACCTACTCGGTTAGTTATATGAAATATTTAGGTGACCCGAACTCTACACAATGATccttaatttaaagaaaaattatttatttctatCACAATCTTTTACTTTAACTTTGGGTCTAAAAGCTCTAGGTCTAATTAGGTCTAAGGtaagctttaatgaatgtttaggtttctttctgtattggtaaaacagagacctgtgTTTCGTACCTGCCGCTTTCGGttcaatttgcatgataatgtgaAGAAAGAGGAAGCCCAGTTTTTAAAAGCGCACTGCTTACATTCACAAACTTTCCGATGCAATTTTTATACGTTGTTAATAAGAATTACACTAAATCGAACTGaaatcaagtcaagtcaagtcaattttttaTTAAAACTCACACAATTCAGTGTTTTTAAATCTAAGCTAACTAATCTCGCTGgattgaccaggattgtagttaTAATCTCGTATTCAGTATAAACGTGCGTTTGGCAGTCGCTTTGAAACCAAAGGAGAAGGGCAGGGAAAAAAACCTTATCATAACAAACAATCATGATATGCGCGATTGTCATTTGCGCATACGACGTATCAATGAGcgtatgacgtaattcaagatggcgctgaaaaagcagacgaCCGTGATCATGATATATATACCCAGGATTAGAAATTCCGTTCTCTTAATGTCGAACGCAATAAGCATATAAGGTGAAAGACCTGCGGATGTTTGCATATAGAATATTAAAGAATAATTACGAAAAATTGTCTTTTCCGATGTCGAAAAGCTCTTGTAATGTTTGAAGTCTGCATAGGCATTGAATTGTAAAGGTAACATTGAAGTATTGCTCTCCACTCTGAGAATCTGAGATTGACCGTATATGTTAAAGACCACTTAATCGGATTAGCTTAATAGCTTAAGCAGTCGGCTCGCCCATATATGTACAAAGATCTAGTGAGTCCGAAAGACTAATAGTATGCGCCAAAAGCggaagtctttttttctttttcaggaaGGTATCTCTTAATTAAGTGCACCATAGTGGAGAAAAGAATCATGGctttgaatttgtttcctttcagGTAATGACAACTACATTTATGGTCAAGAAAGAAGCGCCAACACAAACCAGCAGAAGTCCGACGGTTCGCGGAACACTGACTCCAAAAACCCGAGTACAGAGGGCGACAGCGGAGGCACTAAGAAAAGTCGGCGGAGCTCCGATCGTCTGCCCAGCATTGATTCCGACAATCCGAGCTCAGAGGGCGACAGCGGTCGGGAAAGCGACACTGGCCGATCAAGCTCGAGTTCCGCCGGACGACCGAAAAAGCGGAATCAGCGAACAACATTTTCATCAATAGAATTGAAGGAGTTGGAACACGTGTTTGCTAAGCGGCCATACTTGATGTCAGAAGATGAGGACGAACTCGTGCGGAAACTCGGACTGACAAGAAGAAACGTGAGGGTAAGTTCTGTTCTATGCCTCTCCCTTTGTCGTTGATAACAATTGTTATATCTCTCAGACGTGAGCTGTTATTGGCTAAATTCGCCAGCCGCAtgctacagtacggcccgctaaatttgaaatttcaataaagCATTCTCTAGCAAGGTTatcatgtcgtttctgttacataaacttgtaaagaGCTGTTTGAATTTTGCAGCaaatatttcaaacagccaagaagatttcgtttttcggattttgtcacagcaatctttgtggcagttgaacctttcacttgatttcaacTCGTTTCCTTTCCCGTGCGGCTGATTACCACAGAGATATGATAAACATCTTACTAAGCTCGTTTTTCTCGGTTCGTAATGCAAAATTACAAATCCTGGTACAAATCCTGGTTTTTTCCAGTTGATTCATGGCCAGCACAATTCGCGCTTGTGCCGTTAATCagcgggaaaaaactcggtccgtaattttacagtacggacagAGGAGAAGAGGTCAGTAAAAGGTATTTACTATTTCGACTTACGACTTACGTCTTACGTGGAGCGTGGCTCTTCTATGCTTTTTCCTTTGTATGTCAATTATTGACACAAACGATTGCGTGATAAAGAAGCATAGGTGTCAGATGTCGCCATCGTATGTCACGTTCTTGTATCATCTAAGAGACAAAAACTTAGTCGACGGGGACAAACAGTTTGGTCGGAGGAGAAGAAAAGACATTCTACGGTCTTTTCATTCATCCATACCCTTGAATGTGTGGAACTTGTTCACGTGACGTCACCGTTTCAAACTAATCCTCCTGGCCCCaattgttcaaaaggtgaatactgctatccactggataaatcactatccattggataactcaattggttttgctagcgtttatccgctggatagtgatttatccgctggatagcattatccatcttttgaacaaccgaggccaggaatttaactttaaagtgtttttacatgacgtcacggtggaggagtaaaagaaagaaacggCGAGACAGCGGCCATTTTAAaggagtgaaatattcttttgggattaaattttgtttttaagaaaattcttccttttgttttaatatgcaaatatggctgctggttaCATGAGCGAACAGAACCCAATTCGTTTGCCTCtgattagacggccatgttggtgtacaaaacaaaagcaaaatgtcgctcgcgttttgcataataatagcgCCAAATTCCCAGACTTTTTCGCTATAATAATTGTTCAGTAACCCAACATGGCTGCAATGTTGTCAGGTGCAAGCCAAGGATTACTGTGGTCGCCAATTGTTTCATTATTTAATTATGTCCTTTTTGTTTCCTTAGTTCTGGTTTCAAAATCGACGTGCCAAGTTGAAGAGACAGGAGAGAGCAATCGCTTATGCTACTGCGACTGGTTTGCCGCTTTACCAGATCCAGTCGTCTTTTATGAGAGAGTCACAGTCTTCGGCGAGTTCGGGACACTTTACACATGCGCACTTTCACAAACCACACGCTACTCTCAACAACACCGAATATTCGATAGACGCGATGGAGAAAGCATTTTGTCCTTGTTGTTCCGTTCAGTCAAACTGGTTTCCAGTCGGACATGTCAGTTCATCATCACGCCAAGATTACTTGGCACACCCTTCAAGCCTGTTTTATCAATGAAGTATTTCCTCCACTTAATAGCTATCATTTCCATTGCGCATGCCTGTTATCTATACTATGTTGCGTGACTAACATTTCTgttaaaatagagaaaaacCGAACTCAGTTTTACTTTTTTGCATTCGTCTTCCCCTTTTAACAGTGTACCTTGCAAGGTTCTCAGTTAACAGTGTTGCAAATATTGAGATTAATAATCTCTCCTACAACCGTTTTTGGTGTTGTCACGCAACGGTCCTCCGAGACCGAGAGTTGTGAGAAGGCAATGTCGGCtgtgacaacaacaacaccaaaaaaCAGGAATATTATGGGTTGAAATGGGAAACCAGTTGAGCTGCACGTTGACTGTCGGTGATTGATTTaaatttctcaaactcattaataatttataagccaaaaacaaaagaaatcactaccgtgaaggaagtttggatatgtggtcttaattagcataacatttcgccaactttgatcccaaatatctctcaAAATACTGATttctttgagaagcaatatcaaacacttaaaagagtgtttcatcagatatccaaccacctcgagatcggttaaaaaactcggccttcggcctcgtttttcaactcgcttctcggcgtttggatatccgatgaaacactccttctcgtgtttgatatattacatcacGCTACactttatcaaccaatgaggaGAAAAGCCAAAAGCAAGCGCGCGTTTTCAAGCAATTGATTCTTAAAAGAAACGTACTTGTATAAATTGCTTTAAATTCTCATtcgtttaaaagaaaatcttgtaaattaatgagttttaaggacggtgcccgactaaatcaaaggtattttgccccagtttatgattatgcggaaaatgtagatcttagctagtgttattgaaatcggaaaagaaaattgggggtaaccacgcatttttcaaagataattcaagaacaatatttgtaaaaagctttaaaatacaaagccatgtatggcgttctttctcaaattgaagcttaattatctctgaaaaatgcatggttgcccccaattttctttttggatatcaatagtacttactaagatctactttctctgcataatttcaaaccgcgcaaaaatatccctgtattagtaagcatcaccgataggaaatccgagtatcttgagatgcgcggaacgtatgcgcaataacaatagtaggcaccgtccttaaagcaagcaaccgtggacaatatTCCTGttggtgtacgttggatcaaactGGCTTCAGTGATCGGCGTAATACATTACTTAATCAAATCTACGTTCTATATATCGgttcttgcttaaaatatttagtaaaTTAATCATCTTCCAAGGCAATTTTCCAAGATTTGGATTTGGTTCTGCCTGTTTATTCTTTGCAGCTTGTAGAAAAGAATATTGcatttgtgattggttaatgatGAATGCCTAAATAGGTCAAAAaatgcaatacggaagttgctatggaaacgcaatgatttattaattttgtttagtGTATAATTGGCCAATtcccgagttcatgtctgcctcctcttcaaagcgagtctaagtgctaagtttttgtgatggtaattagttctactttacatatgctCTTTACATATttatgaaaactaattttcataagaaagttAACTCGGAAAAGGCCTATTCGCATGAACTTGCTCgtacatttcgtgatttatagTCActcctgatgttttgaaagttctcaaattgcactctcTTATGGCTTATGCTATTTTGGGAATTTCAAAACAACACGCGTTCCCATAAATCCCGAAATGCGCTTGCGTTCATACGAGTGCAGTACAAGTGGGCATTCAATTGGCTTTTTCGCTTGAGGGCTGAACAAGACAACACCTGACTTACCTTCTTTCTCAATTCCGCCTCTCGATTGAAAACTTCGTCACAGTCCTTGCCAACTAAATTCTTTACGACATACCATGCATCCGAACAATAACCACGAATGTGGCCcgtgttcgattcccagacttggtgtcATTGTTGGTTCTCTAGTTTGCTTCGAGAGGTTCTTCTCCAGGTACCCCGGTTTTcccctgtcctcaaaaaccagcctATGAtttgatagagcggttttcaattgagtgtcgaaagtaattagctaattgctttggttttgcattaccttaatcagtgattggttcaaagttctcgcgccactctttcaaccaatcagaagtgaaaccaaaaccaatagtggctcgcgcgtgcacattttcccgcgctttgtgtcgctgcgtgtaatcacttcgagttttgcttggtttactggattgtctccgtcctttttaatTGGCCAAGGTGATTATTTTCGTTTTGGTTTTACCACACTAGATTAAAACTCGCTCCATgtcttgatttgatttgatttctgttgtgCCTCAACCCTAAATATATGAACGAatggggtagtttctaaagaaactgtggtgctgcgtcggtggggaagtagtatacaaaaatttggttttatcaacggagttaataatgtaaattgaccacagtgtagagattctaaaagctgacatttcgatcgagcgttagcccttcgttagagCCAAtggaggaattatgggttgtatGTAGTTTTTAAAGTGGAGTACGAGctatgctattggtggtaacatggcaacgtgaaatatacgaatacattagttaaatgaaaagcgtttgttGATACCATggggattaattaattaagggtgccgatttggaagatgaacttttgttccagattcttgagCTATATTACACCATTATACGGTATATATAATTACAATTCATTAAATGACAGCAGGATCAAGAAACTCATAGATCTCAcgaaaaataaatatatctCTTATTGGAACGAGACGCTTCAGAACTCACGTAAACTAAGCTTTTATCACCCCATCAAAAAGAATTACATCCCTTTTGTTTACCTAGATTCCACCTGCAAAAATGCCTTAAGAAAAACTCTCGTAAAACTCAGAAGAGcgagcttaagattttacgacgaCGACTGCAATAACAACGGCGCAAAACAATGATGTCATTGgataaaagagcataaataatcgtgctgcaatAATTTTAGGACAGATTCTTGTCGTACTATGCATAAGGACGACGTAAAATTACCAactttgaggttttgacgacaacagcaaaaaaaagcactactttgttgcgactTTTCTGGagtaaaaacttgttcagaaatcaaaagtctgtGTTAAGAGCACACACCAGGCGTACTCCTTAGTAGTacacgcagtacctccagacaccggcgctggagcgtcgtaccaaacgggtcatcccgggatttcggcccgtgcgatcgcttttggacgcagttggcccttcactgctttctgctaccgaccttgcctcccggtacggcattgagggagagatatgtcggcccctaaaccacatgtgacaaatcccacgcctactcacagctccaaaccgcccttgtcagtttCAGGTAAGAATTCAAAGACATATATATTGAAgggaaagtcattttctctctcatatggtaagcactgaagtcgcagattacatattgtgcgcacgcgccctgctaaaggcaacacacaaacatgcatgcatgcataaattTTATTCCATCTCGAATTTCAATgaaactacaagagctaatatcttcgagacattaaatttacaactaaaatacaaagcatatacaggtacataactaaatgcacaatatttaaagatatattaattaaaaagaaaagccgctgtacaaaatgccaccatcgattctcttttaaagccagtaaactcagtgttacggataaaatcaggtagcgcatttcgcaactgaGCCTATACGttcgaaaaagaactaagaccttaactggttttttcaggtttattgaggaacagaatgtaatttccgcgaagatcgtgcataagaagattttcaatgcgcttattgcatagagatctagagtttgagttgagtggtaagaaagaggacaggtaatttgcaaatataaatatctcagtattctcttatttacattataccctttgcttgacaagaaattacgaaaggccagttttttgcaacgaggataacagcgaaaaaaagcactactttgttgcgactTTTCTAGagtgaaaacttgttcagaaatcaaaagtctacgttaacagcacacaccaaggTTACTTCTTCTACTTTTTCCTCCAGCTGCGCTTatatcagccatttgatgagggccagtctcgtgcctctcaagttgcct carries:
- the LOC137988828 gene encoding barH-like 2 homeobox protein encodes the protein MASYSENLPTALPPSTSQPSTLPPETPVSSQPLSFSISRILGLEDSISQHEYSTIYGNDNYIYGQERSANTNQQKSDGSRNTDSKNPSTEGDSGGTKKSRRSSDRLPSIDSDNPSSEGDSGRESDTGRSSSSSAGRPKKRNQRTTFSSIELKELEHVFAKRPYLMSEDEDELVRKLGLTRRNVRFWFQNRRAKLKRQERAIAYATATGLPLYQIQSSFMRESQSSASSGHFTHAHFHKPHATLNNTEYSIDAMEKAFCPCCSVQSNWFPVGHVSSSSRQDYLAHPSSLFYQ